A genomic region of Christiangramia sp. OXR-203 contains the following coding sequences:
- a CDS encoding SusC/RagA family TonB-linked outer membrane protein — translation MRQFYLVSLRLILFLLTPTIMCAQEVLEGKTINEATGEVVPFVNVIEKGTTNGTTSDFDGNYSLSVESLPTTLVFSYLGFETQEIRVTSNSPMTVQFVESSATLDEVVVTGLATSVKRANAANAVSSLSASEISGRTPPPTLDGALYGKFAGATVSANSGAPGGGLSVKLRGATSIQGNTQPLYIIDGVYIDNSSIAAGLNVVSAAAAGGSASNQDNPSNRIADINPEDIANIEILKGASAAAIYGSRAAAGVVIITTKKGKAGETIFNFSQATGWTEVNNLLGLRDYNEQRVRDSFGDDAAASFLEAQQEGRLVDYEKEIFGEKGLISITNFSMSGGSEKTRFYTGITHNDEEGIVKGTGYKKTSLRLNLDHRPTDFIKLGLSSSYAHSSANRGFFNNDNSGTTIGVTLTGTTPWLELFPNEDGVYPDNPAGASNPLQTRDQVRNNETVNRFIVGGTANIDIYKAESSNLELILRGGLDFYGLKTRAIFPKSLQFQKPSNGGLNGVAVQGDTQNKNYNLSAFLVHNYFTGNDLNFRTQAGVTRENFDRNTQLISATGLVASETNVDQAANTGVNQTRLLQEDSGFFVQEEVNFQDKVIATVGLRGDKSSNNGDANELYYYPKASVAVNLNEFGFWNENSPWSQFKLRAAYGEAGNFPPFGALFTSYNTFSTDGLLGISLIGVRGDRNLESERQKELEFGTDVSFFNNRLNFSATYYIKTIENLILQAALEPSSGFTSEFVNAGELRNRGIELTLDAVPVATEDFTWNLGVNFYKNTSEITRLDVDPFNIGAFGATLGTFRIEEGSSATQIVGIGPNPGENGFQKFGDAEPDFQMGFNSQLIYKNFDLSFVWQWKNGGENVNLTTLLTDLNGTSHDYDTVDLDPDGQVGNGPYRVSQLGSSAEVFVEDASYLRMRELGLYYNIPAEVYDDFLNGTIDNIKLGFSGTNLINIFDYNSYDPEVSNFGANGIFTGVDVTPFPSSKRFLFHLAVNF, via the coding sequence AATGAAGCCACTGGTGAGGTGGTACCTTTCGTTAATGTGATCGAGAAAGGAACCACTAACGGGACCACGAGTGATTTTGATGGTAACTATAGTCTTAGTGTAGAATCTCTGCCTACTACTTTAGTCTTTTCTTACCTGGGCTTTGAGACACAGGAAATCAGGGTGACCTCAAATTCACCTATGACTGTTCAGTTTGTTGAATCTTCAGCTACTCTTGATGAAGTGGTGGTTACAGGTTTGGCTACTTCTGTAAAACGCGCTAATGCGGCAAACGCTGTGTCATCCCTTTCTGCAAGCGAAATATCAGGTAGAACGCCTCCTCCCACACTTGATGGTGCACTGTATGGTAAATTCGCGGGAGCAACGGTAAGTGCAAATTCCGGAGCGCCTGGTGGTGGTCTGTCGGTGAAACTTCGAGGTGCAACCTCAATTCAGGGTAATACGCAACCCCTTTACATTATTGATGGTGTTTATATAGATAATAGTTCGATTGCAGCCGGGCTTAATGTAGTATCTGCAGCAGCGGCAGGTGGTAGTGCATCCAACCAGGATAACCCATCCAACAGGATTGCAGATATTAACCCTGAAGATATTGCTAATATCGAAATACTTAAAGGTGCATCTGCCGCAGCCATCTATGGTTCCAGGGCAGCTGCCGGGGTAGTTATCATCACTACTAAAAAAGGTAAGGCAGGAGAAACTATTTTCAATTTCTCTCAGGCTACCGGATGGACAGAAGTAAATAATCTTTTAGGTCTTCGTGACTATAACGAGCAGCGTGTGCGTGATAGCTTTGGCGATGATGCAGCGGCAAGTTTTCTGGAAGCTCAACAGGAAGGAAGGCTCGTGGATTATGAAAAAGAAATATTTGGAGAAAAAGGACTTATAAGTATCACGAACTTCAGTATGAGCGGAGGTAGTGAAAAAACTCGTTTTTATACCGGGATTACTCATAATGACGAGGAAGGTATAGTTAAGGGAACAGGTTATAAGAAAACGTCCCTGAGATTGAATCTTGATCACAGACCAACCGACTTTATTAAGCTTGGACTGAGTTCCAGTTACGCACATTCATCTGCGAACAGGGGATTCTTCAATAATGACAATTCAGGAACTACGATTGGGGTGACACTTACCGGAACTACGCCGTGGCTTGAACTTTTCCCCAATGAGGATGGGGTTTATCCAGATAATCCTGCCGGGGCTTCCAATCCTTTACAAACCAGAGATCAGGTTCGAAATAATGAAACCGTGAACAGGTTCATTGTAGGTGGAACCGCTAATATTGATATTTATAAAGCTGAAAGTTCTAACCTTGAATTGATCCTTCGTGGAGGTCTGGATTTCTACGGACTCAAAACCAGAGCAATATTTCCTAAATCCTTACAATTTCAAAAACCATCAAATGGTGGATTGAATGGGGTTGCGGTTCAGGGTGATACTCAAAATAAGAACTATAACCTTTCAGCTTTTCTGGTGCATAATTATTTTACCGGAAACGATCTCAACTTCCGTACTCAGGCTGGGGTGACCAGAGAAAATTTCGACAGGAATACTCAATTAATTTCTGCCACCGGCCTTGTTGCTTCTGAAACCAATGTAGATCAGGCAGCGAACACTGGTGTTAACCAAACGAGATTGCTTCAGGAAGATTCTGGTTTCTTTGTTCAGGAGGAAGTGAATTTTCAGGATAAGGTAATTGCAACTGTAGGTCTTAGAGGTGATAAATCTTCTAATAATGGTGATGCGAACGAATTGTATTATTATCCAAAAGCATCTGTAGCGGTAAATCTTAACGAATTCGGATTCTGGAATGAAAACAGTCCGTGGAGTCAGTTTAAATTAAGAGCAGCATACGGAGAGGCTGGTAATTTCCCACCATTTGGAGCACTTTTCACTTCCTATAATACCTTTTCCACAGATGGGTTACTTGGAATTAGTTTAATTGGAGTTCGTGGAGATCGTAATCTTGAATCTGAAAGACAGAAAGAACTTGAATTTGGTACAGACGTAAGCTTCTTTAACAACAGACTTAATTTCTCTGCTACCTATTATATCAAAACCATTGAAAATCTAATTCTTCAGGCAGCTTTGGAGCCTTCTTCAGGATTTACCAGTGAATTCGTGAATGCCGGAGAGTTAAGAAACCGTGGTATAGAATTAACGCTTGATGCGGTTCCTGTTGCTACGGAAGATTTTACCTGGAATCTGGGAGTAAATTTCTACAAGAATACTTCAGAAATTACCAGGCTTGATGTAGATCCTTTTAATATTGGAGCTTTTGGAGCAACCTTAGGAACCTTCAGAATAGAAGAAGGATCAAGCGCTACACAAATCGTTGGGATTGGACCAAACCCTGGAGAGAACGGATTTCAGAAGTTCGGAGATGCCGAACCAGATTTTCAAATGGGTTTCAACTCTCAATTGATTTATAAAAACTTCGACCTCTCCTTTGTTTGGCAATGGAAAAATGGTGGTGAAAATGTGAATCTTACGACCTTATTGACCGACCTTAATGGAACCAGTCACGATTATGATACCGTAGATTTGGATCCAGACGGTCAGGTTGGAAACGGACCTTACCGGGTGAGTCAGTTAGGATCATCTGCTGAGGTTTTTGTAGAAGATGCCTCTTATTTGAGAATGCGTGAGCTTGGTTTATACTATAATATTCCTGCGGAAGTTTATGACGATTTCCTGAATGGCACTATAGATAATATCAAACTTGGATTCTCGGGTACTAACCTAATCAACATTTTTGATTATAACAGTTATGATCCTGAAGTGTCCAACTTTGGAGCAAACGGAATTTTTACCGGGGTTGATGTAACTCCGTTCCCTTCTTCAAAGAGATTTCTTTTTCACTTAGCAGTTAATTTTTAA